A genomic region of Homalodisca vitripennis isolate AUS2020 chromosome 5, UT_GWSS_2.1, whole genome shotgun sequence contains the following coding sequences:
- the LOC124362327 gene encoding zinc transporter 2-like, whose amino-acid sequence MSSETYKKTEDVEDRLEVNLGVPEKQPRDLGIHKVVFTGHGETAEPPMEGCIKPAMEAITIVQDDHCQWDKEIEARNRSVRRRIISSSVICLLFIGMEFGGGLLSNSLVIAADATQLLTVFSTLMVSLFALELSSRRSNKARPITLSWYRFEVMAALFSVLLTWVLSSVVLYLAFDRIVTGDFVLDVDMMLATSAFGVVANLLMGMALHNNCQARGQGGCQGALNTNVRAAFMHIVFDFMFSLGVFVTALFIDCCPDWHIVDPICTFVFSIFVLLITLALLKDILNLLMNAMPRGIYLDEVLKTLLTTEGVQQVDNMKLWVVSLDKIALSAHLTIRPGADHNEVLKNASRKIHAKYNFYEMTLHIEAFQDNTAAEPQTPPPETE is encoded by the exons ATGAGTAGTGAAACATACAAGAAGACCGAAGACGTAGAAGATAGGTTAGAAGTGAACCTCGGTGTCCCTGAGAAGCAACCTCGAGACCTCGGTATCCATAAGGTCGTGTTCACCGGTCACGGAGAAACTGCAGAACCTCCGATGGAAGGATGCATCAAGCCTGCCATGGAAGCTATAACAATAG TACAAGATGACCATTGCCAATGGGACAAAGAAATTGAAGCGAGAAACCGCAGCGTCAGACGAAGGATAATCAGTTCCAGTGTGATATGTTTGCTCTTCATAGGGATGGAGTTCGGCG GCGGGTTGCTGTCCAACAGTCTGGTGATTGCTGCGGATGCCACGCAGCTGCTCACGGTGTTCTCGACATTGATGGTGTCCTTGTTTGCCCTGGAGTTGTCAAGCCGTCGCTCCAACAAGGCCCGGCCGATCACCCTCTCATGGTACCGCTTCGAGGTGATGGCAGCGCTCTTCTCAGTTCTTCTCACCTGGGTCCTGTCGAGCGTCGTGCTGTACCTCGCCTTTGACCGTATCGTCACCGGTGACTTTGTCCTTGACGTTGACATGATGCTGGCCACATCCGCCTTCGGAGTCGTCGCCAACCTTCT GATGGGAATGGCTCTCCACAACAACTGCCAAGCAAGGGGTCAAGGTGGATGCCAAGGTGCTTTGAATACCAATGTTCGTGCCGCTTTCATGCATATCGTCTTTGACTTCATGTTCAGTTTGGGTGTGTTCGTCACAGCCTTGTTCATTGACTGTTGC cccGACTGGCATATCGTTGACCCGATCTGCACGTTTGTCTTTTCCATATTTGTGCTACTGATCACTCTGGCACTGTTGAAGGATATTCTAAATCTTCTCATGAATG CGATGCCGAGGGGCATCTACCTGGACGAGGTATTGAAGACGCTGCTGACAACGGAAGGAGTACAACAGGTAGACAACATGAAGCTGTGGGTTGTCAGCCTTGATAAGATCGCACTTTCGGCTCATCTGACCATCC GGCCTGGAGCAGATCACAACGAGGTCCTCAAGAATGCATCTCGCAAAATCCACGCTAAGTACAACTTTTATGAGATGACTCTCCACATAGAGGCCTTCCAGGACAACACTGCGGCGGAACCCCAGACCCCACCTCCAGAAACAGAATAG